A stretch of DNA from Bradyrhizobium algeriense:
TCATCGAGAAATTCATCGTCGATCCCCGCCACATCGAAATCCAGGTGCTCGGCGACAAGCATGGCAACGTGATCTATCTCGGCGAGCGCGAATGTTCGATCCAGCGCCGCAACCAGAAGGTCATCGAGGAGGCGCCGTCGCCGCTGCTCGACGAGACGACCCGCCGCAGGATGGGCGAGCAGGCGGTGTCGCTGGCGAAGGCCGTGAACTACGATTCCGCCGGCACGGTCGAATTCGTCGCCGGCCAGGACAAGAGCTTCTACTTCCTGGAGATGAACACGCGCCTGCAGGTCGAACATCCCGTCACTGAGCTCGTCACCGGCATCGACCTTGTCGAGCAGATGATCCGCGTCGCCGCCGGCGAGAAGCTTTCGATCGCGCAGAAAGACGTCACGCTGACGGGATGGGCGGTTGAATCGCGCGTCTATGCCGAGGACCCGTTCCGCAACTTCCTGCCGTCCATTGGCCGGCTGGTGAAATACCGTCCGCCGGCCGAAGCGAGCCAGGACGGTGTCACCATCCGTAACGATACCGGCGTGCAGGAAGGCGGCGAAATCTCGATCCATTACGATCCGATGATCGCCAAGCTCGTCACGCATGCGCCGTCGCGGGCGGCTGCGATCGAGGCGCAGTCAACCGCGCTGGATGCGTTTTACGTCGATGGTATCAGGCACAATATTCCGTTCCTGTCGGCGCTGATGAACCATCCGCGCTGGCGCGAGGGCAAGCTTTCCACAGGCTTCATCGCGGAGGAATTTCCGAAGGGCTTTTCCGCGCATCCGCCGGAAGGCGAGGTCGCGCGGCGGCTGGCGGCCGTGGGAGCTGCGATCGATCATGTGCTTGGCGAGCGCAAGCGGCAGATTTCCGGACAGTTGACCGGCCGGCTGGTGCAGCGCGAACGCCGCCGCGCGGTGTGGCTCGATCGCGACGAAATCGCGCTCGATGTGGCGCGCGAGGCCGAGGGCATCGCGGTGCGCTTCATCGGCGCCGATGGTCTGCCCGGCAATCCGCACAATCTGCTCTCGACGTGGACGCCGGGCGAACCGGTCTGGCATGGCACCATCGACGGCCACGTCGTGGCGATGCAGGCGCGCGCGATTCCGAACGGCATCCGCCTGGCGCACCAGGGCTTTGACGTTGCGGTCAACGTCTTCACCGAAAGCGAGGCCGCCGCCGCCCGGCTGATGCCGGTGAACTCGGCGGCCGACACCGGCAAGAAGCTGTTGTGTCCGATGCCCGGGCTCGTGGTGTCGATTGCGGTTGCCGAAGGGCAGGAGGTCAAGTCCGGCGAGACGCTGGCCGTGGTCGAGGCGATGAAGATGCAGAACGTGCTGCGCGCCGAGCGCGACGGCACGGTGAAGAAGATTCATGCTGCAGCCGGCGCGACGCTGGCGGTGGATGCGTTGATATTGGAGTTTGCGTAACGCTTCCGTCATGCCTGCGACAAACGCGAAGCGTTTGTGCAAGGGAGCGAAGCGACGAAGCAATCCATGGTTCGGCTTGTGGCGCTATGGATTGCTTCGCTGCGCTCCCAATGACGGCGGATAGAACCGAGGGCAACCATGGCTTTCCGTCAACGCCGAGAGAAATTGCGTTCCATTCTCACCGGCTCCAGCTGCGTCCGGCCGGGGTCGGTCTATGACGCGACCTCGATCCGTATTGCAGAAGACCTCGGTTTCGAACTCGGCATGTTTGGCGGCTCGGTGGCCTCGCTTGCTGTCCTCGGCGATCCCGACATTGCCCTGATCACGCTAACGGAGCTGGCCGAGCAGATGCGCCGGATGTCCCGTGCCGCAGCCTTGCCGGTGCTTGTCGATGCCGATCACGGCTACGGCAATGCGCTCAACGTCCGCCGCACCGTGCAGGAACTCGAGGCTGCCGGCGCCGCCGGCCTCACTATCGAGGATACGCTGTTGCCGCAGGCATTCGGCCAGGCCAAGACGCAACTGATCCCGCTGGAGGAAGGCGTCGGCAAGATGAAGGCCGCGCTCGACGGGCGCGGCGACCCCTCGCTGGTCGTCATGGGCCGCACCGGCGCCGTATCCATAACCGGTCTCGACGACGCCATCGCGCGCGCAAAAGCATACGAGGCCATTGGTGTCGATGCGCTGTTCTTCACCGGCATCAAGAACC
This window harbors:
- a CDS encoding acetyl/propionyl/methylcrotonyl-CoA carboxylase subunit alpha, encoding MFKRILIANRGEIACRVIKTARRMGIETVAVYSEADRDALHVEMADDAVLIGPPAAAESYLLIDRIVDACRKTSAEAAHPGYGFLSEREAFPRALAKAGIVFIGPNPGAIAAMGDKIESKKAAAKAKVSTVPGHLGVIEDEKHAVKIADEIGYPVMIKASAGGGGKGMRIAHSKKEVAEGFNLAKAEAKSSFGDDRVFIEKFIVDPRHIEIQVLGDKHGNVIYLGERECSIQRRNQKVIEEAPSPLLDETTRRRMGEQAVSLAKAVNYDSAGTVEFVAGQDKSFYFLEMNTRLQVEHPVTELVTGIDLVEQMIRVAAGEKLSIAQKDVTLTGWAVESRVYAEDPFRNFLPSIGRLVKYRPPAEASQDGVTIRNDTGVQEGGEISIHYDPMIAKLVTHAPSRAAAIEAQSTALDAFYVDGIRHNIPFLSALMNHPRWREGKLSTGFIAEEFPKGFSAHPPEGEVARRLAAVGAAIDHVLGERKRQISGQLTGRLVQRERRRAVWLDRDEIALDVAREAEGIAVRFIGADGLPGNPHNLLSTWTPGEPVWHGTIDGHVVAMQARAIPNGIRLAHQGFDVAVNVFTESEAAAARLMPVNSAADTGKKLLCPMPGLVVSIAVAEGQEVKSGETLAVVEAMKMQNVLRAERDGTVKKIHAAAGATLAVDALILEFA
- a CDS encoding isocitrate lyase/PEP mutase family protein, with translation MAFRQRREKLRSILTGSSCVRPGSVYDATSIRIAEDLGFELGMFGGSVASLAVLGDPDIALITLTELAEQMRRMSRAAALPVLVDADHGYGNALNVRRTVQELEAAGAAGLTIEDTLLPQAFGQAKTQLIPLEEGVGKMKAALDGRGDPSLVVMGRTGAVSITGLDDAIARAKAYEAIGVDALFFTGIKNRGELEAVSAATSLPIVLGGAAEDMTALDYLESQRVRIALQGHAPFAAATQAVYETLKALREGGSPKNLKGLASSELTGRAMREADVKARSGAFLGLNKP